The stretch of DNA GCGGGTAGATGAGGGTGATCATCCGTTTCGGCATTACCGGACTCCTTTTTCCTCTGTTGAGCACAAATCGAGCGCTTCAAGAGACAACATCCTGCTCAATCGGCGCCACGTGGACACCACGATCCTCCAGCCACTTAATTCCATTTTCAAGCGGCTGCGGTTCTCCTTCGAGCTCAGCCATGATCCACCCGATTCCTTCGGTAAAATCGGCCTGCCGAATATTGAAGACCAGGTCAAACGTCTGACTCAACTGCCACAGGATCGGCTCCTCGGCCAGTTTACCGGTAAACGTCAGATGCACACGTTTTTTTGTCATCGCCTCTCTCGAAGATCGACCGCGTAGATTCCGCTTGAGTCCTTTGCGCGGTGGAGTATAAACTGTATCAAGTGGACAGTAAAGTCCAAACCCTGCCCAGGACAGCTTTTATGGAGAGTCATGGCGCGATGCCTACCGAGATACCGATATTGACGCCGCATCAGATAAAGAGCGCGTTGGAAACCGGCGTACTTCTAATCGATCTTCGCCTGTATGAGAAGTTTGCCTCAAGCCATATTCCGGGCAGTATCAACATCGTCTATAGTCGCAAGAGCCTCCCCGAACGCGTCGCAACCGCAATCCCGCCCGGCCCTCCAATCGTACTCCTCTCCGACGAGACGAGTGTTGCCGAGGCCGCTGGCGATGCCCTTCATGAGGTGCGCCGAAATCCTCTCCGGGGCATTATCACGACGGGGACCGAAACGTGGCACAACAGGGAGCTTCCGCTTTCAACGCTGCCACGGATGTCTACCGCCGCGCTCCGGCAACGATTGAACGCTCCCCACAATGAGCTGATGCTGATCGACGTGCGTGAGTCCTTTGAGTGGGAGCTGGGCTATATCGAAGGCTCACTGCACATTCCGCTTGGGGAGATCTGGCAACACGCTCGCTCGCTCGATCCGCGC from Candidatus Methylomirabilota bacterium encodes:
- a CDS encoding NIL domain-containing protein; the encoded protein is MTKKRVHLTFTGKLAEEPILWQLSQTFDLVFNIRQADFTEGIGWIMAELEGEPQPLENGIKWLEDRGVHVAPIEQDVVS